A portion of the Luxibacter massiliensis genome contains these proteins:
- a CDS encoding cysteine hydrolase family protein yields the protein MKVLAVIDMQNDFIDGALGTKEAQEIVPRVVERIREFGGLVLATRDTHADNYMETQEGAHLPVMHCIQGTRGWEIRHEIAGLLTEEPVNKPGFGSLYLSEKLQEYHRHKEPIESITLIGLCTDICVISNAMLLKAYLPEVPVIVDASCCAGVTPKSHSRALEAMKMCHIDIINE from the coding sequence ATGAAAGTATTGGCAGTGATTGACATGCAAAATGATTTTATTGACGGAGCATTGGGGACTAAGGAAGCACAGGAGATTGTGCCCAGGGTAGTGGAGCGGATCAGAGAGTTTGGCGGTCTTGTGCTGGCTACCAGGGATACTCATGCAGACAATTATATGGAAACCCAGGAGGGGGCCCACCTTCCGGTTATGCATTGCATACAGGGTACACGGGGGTGGGAGATCCGCCATGAAATTGCCGGATTATTAACTGAGGAGCCGGTCAATAAACCAGGATTTGGCAGTCTTTATCTTAGTGAAAAGCTGCAGGAATATCACAGACATAAAGAACCTATAGAGAGCATCACACTTATAGGGCTTTGTACAGATATTTGTGTGATTTCTAATGCAATGCTTTTAAAAGCATATTTGCCGGAAGTGCCAGTAATAGTCGATGCTTCCTGCTGTGCCGGGGTTACACCTAAGAGTCATAGCCGTGCGCTGGAAGCTATGAAGATGTGCCATATAGATATTATAAATGAGTAG